A genomic stretch from Georgenia muralis includes:
- the yidD gene encoding membrane protein insertion efficiency factor YidD — protein MSAADRRHDHPAGEELPEEKPRNPLTWLVIAIVRGYQAVVSPWLPPSCRYYPSCSAYAVTALRRHGALKGSVLGAWRVLRCNPWTLGGVDHVPPRGRWRNDRAAGDGGRGPSEAGKPRTLGPDTRGARSAAPKDH, from the coding sequence GTGAGCGCGGCCGACCGCCGTCACGACCACCCGGCCGGTGAGGAGCTGCCCGAGGAGAAGCCGCGGAACCCGTTGACCTGGCTCGTCATCGCGATCGTGCGTGGCTACCAGGCCGTCGTCTCGCCGTGGCTGCCGCCCTCGTGCCGCTACTACCCCTCGTGCTCGGCCTACGCAGTGACGGCGCTGCGGCGCCACGGTGCGCTCAAGGGCAGCGTCCTCGGCGCCTGGCGGGTGCTGCGCTGCAACCCGTGGACCCTCGGCGGGGTGGACCACGTCCCGCCACGGGGCCGGTGGCGCAACGACCGGGCGGCGGGAGACGGTGGCCGCGGGCCGTCGGAGGCAGGAAAACCACGTACCCTCGGACCAGACACACGGGGGGCGCGGTCCGCCGCGCCGAAGGACCACTAG
- the rsmG gene encoding 16S rRNA (guanine(527)-N(7))-methyltransferase RsmG — protein MSEQVEEAEGATDELRAFFGLAWAPIEHFAQMLVAEGELRGLIGPREVPRLWSRHLLNSAAVSAFVPSDAEVADIGTGAGFPGVVLAIMRPDTTVHLVEPMERRVAWLDDVAEEVGLDNVRIHHARAEELHGRQTFDVVTARAVAALEKLARWAMPLVRPGGELLALKGRRAEEELHEARYVLRKLGASSTRVETVTGLPLEATARIVQVTRSS, from the coding sequence ATGTCGGAACAGGTCGAGGAGGCCGAGGGAGCGACCGACGAGCTGAGGGCGTTCTTCGGCCTCGCGTGGGCGCCGATCGAGCACTTCGCCCAGATGCTCGTCGCCGAGGGTGAGCTCCGGGGCCTCATCGGCCCGCGCGAGGTGCCGAGACTGTGGTCGCGGCACCTGCTGAACTCCGCCGCCGTCTCGGCGTTCGTCCCGAGCGACGCCGAGGTGGCCGATATCGGCACTGGAGCGGGGTTCCCGGGCGTCGTGCTGGCGATCATGCGGCCGGACACCACGGTGCACCTCGTCGAGCCGATGGAGAGGCGGGTCGCGTGGCTGGACGACGTGGCCGAGGAGGTCGGCCTGGACAACGTGAGGATCCATCACGCCAGGGCGGAAGAGCTTCACGGCCGGCAGACCTTCGACGTGGTGACGGCACGTGCAGTGGCCGCGCTGGAGAAGCTGGCGCGGTGGGCGATGCCGTTGGTCCGTCCAGGCGGTGAGCTCCTCGCTCTCAAGGGCAGACGCGCCGAGGAGGAGCTGCACGAGGCGCGGTACGTCCTGCGCAAGCTGGGCGCGAGCTCGACACGGGTGGAGACGGTGACCGGCCTGCCGCTCGAGGCGACGGCGAGGATCGTTCAGGTCACCAGGAGTAGTTGA
- a CDS encoding protein jag, with the protein MSEDEKVTPQRGAAPETIKRLEDEGEVAADYLEELLDIADLDGDIDIDVDHGRAAVDIVSEEDGGRWLKRLVGDDGEVLDALQELTRLAVQAKTGERSRLMLDIAGYRKARKAELTAVGNDAVARVRASGERVSLPAMNPFERKVIHDVVAAAGLVSDSEGVEPNRYVVIRPA; encoded by the coding sequence GTGAGCGAGGACGAGAAGGTGACCCCGCAGCGGGGCGCAGCGCCCGAGACGATCAAGCGGCTCGAGGACGAGGGTGAGGTCGCCGCGGACTACCTCGAGGAGCTTCTCGACATCGCCGATCTCGACGGCGACATCGACATCGACGTGGACCACGGGCGGGCGGCGGTCGACATCGTCTCCGAGGAGGACGGCGGCCGGTGGCTCAAGCGCCTCGTGGGTGACGACGGCGAGGTGCTCGACGCGCTGCAGGAGCTGACCCGTCTGGCCGTGCAGGCCAAGACCGGCGAGCGGAGCCGCCTCATGCTCGACATCGCCGGGTACCGCAAGGCCCGCAAGGCCGAGCTCACGGCCGTCGGCAACGACGCGGTGGCCCGGGTGCGGGCGTCGGGCGAGAGGGTGTCCCTGCCCGCGATGAACCCGTTCGAGCGGAAGGTCATCCACGACGTCGTTGCCGCCGCCGGCCTGGTCAGCGACTCGGAGGGCGTCGAACCGAACCGGTACGTCGTCATCCGTCCCGCCTGA
- the recF gene encoding DNA replication/repair protein RecF (All proteins in this family for which functions are known are DNA-binding proteins that assist the filamentation of RecA onto DNA for the initiation of recombination or recombinational repair.), translated as MYVSDLALNDFRSYREVVLALDPGVSAFVGRNGQGKTNLVEAVAYLSTFSSHRVAADAALVRQGAPGAVVRAKVVHGDRPTLVELEIVAGKANRARLNRSPARTRDVLGVVRTVLFAPEDLELVKGDPAQRRRFLDELMVLLTPRLAGVRAEYEKVLRQRGALLKSAGAARRRGSRPDLSTLDVWDGQLAAAGARIVAARAALVATLRGPVAAAYDEVSAGQGTARIDYRASIDVADDLPAPDASALAGETTDAAAARAAAEEQELALTDVAAVTERLLDAMGRLRERELERGVCLVGPHRDDLILSLGTLPAKGFASHGESWSYALALRLASYEVLRDDDGAPWDGDGEPVLILDDVFAELDSRRRERLATMVAGARQVLITAAVPEDVPAVLAGVRYEVAEGRVERG; from the coding sequence GTGTACGTCTCCGACCTGGCCCTCAACGACTTCCGGTCCTACCGGGAGGTCGTCCTCGCGCTCGATCCGGGCGTGAGCGCGTTCGTCGGCCGCAACGGCCAGGGCAAGACGAACCTCGTCGAGGCGGTCGCCTACCTCTCGACGTTCTCCAGCCACCGGGTCGCCGCGGACGCCGCCCTCGTGCGCCAGGGCGCCCCGGGGGCGGTGGTGCGGGCCAAGGTGGTCCACGGCGACCGGCCCACGCTCGTCGAGCTCGAGATCGTGGCCGGCAAGGCCAACCGCGCCCGGCTCAACCGCTCGCCCGCGCGCACCCGGGACGTCCTGGGCGTGGTGCGCACCGTCCTCTTCGCGCCCGAGGACCTCGAGCTCGTCAAGGGCGACCCGGCCCAGCGCCGACGGTTCCTCGACGAGCTCATGGTGCTCCTGACCCCGCGCCTGGCCGGGGTGCGCGCGGAGTACGAGAAGGTCCTGCGCCAGCGCGGCGCCCTGCTCAAGTCGGCCGGAGCGGCCCGGCGCCGGGGGTCGCGCCCGGACCTGAGCACCCTCGACGTCTGGGACGGCCAGCTCGCCGCCGCCGGGGCGCGGATCGTCGCCGCGCGCGCCGCCCTCGTGGCCACGTTGCGCGGGCCCGTGGCGGCCGCCTACGACGAGGTGAGCGCCGGTCAGGGCACCGCCCGGATCGACTACCGCGCCAGCATCGACGTCGCGGACGACCTGCCCGCGCCGGATGCGTCCGCGCTGGCCGGGGAGACCACCGACGCAGCGGCCGCCCGCGCCGCCGCGGAGGAGCAGGAGCTGGCGCTCACCGACGTCGCCGCGGTCACGGAACGGCTCCTCGACGCGATGGGCCGGCTGCGCGAGCGAGAGCTCGAGCGGGGTGTGTGCCTGGTCGGGCCGCACCGCGACGACCTCATCCTCTCCCTGGGCACCCTGCCGGCCAAGGGGTTCGCCAGCCACGGCGAGTCGTGGTCCTACGCCCTCGCGCTGCGCCTGGCCTCCTACGAGGTGCTGCGCGACGACGACGGCGCACCCTGGGACGGCGACGGCGAGCCCGTGCTCATCCTCGACGACGTCTTCGCCGAGCTGGACTCGCGCCGTCGTGAGCGCCTGGCCACCATGGTGGCCGGCGCACGTCAGGTCCTCATCACCGCCGCCGTGCCCGAGGACGTCCCCGCGGTGCTCGCGGGCGTGCGGTACGAGGTTGCCGAGGGGAGGGTCGAGCGTGGTTGA
- the yidC gene encoding membrane protein insertase YidC, whose translation MGFFDTILSPIMYAVAWIMVRVHDLLVLLGMAGGSGWAWILSIVGLTIVIRVLLIPLFFKQIKASRGLQIVQPEMQALQKKYKNKTDPASRQKMQEEMMALYRKHGTNPFSSCLPLLLQMPIFFALFRVLNSLGPISRGEMDPIGPLSLELAAQAESSMLLGAPISETFLSSDLTTVKIVTVLLIIAMSATTFITQKQLTMKNMPASALDPSNPMARQQKLLLYILPLVFAFSGVNFPIGVLIYWTVSNLWSMGQQYYTIRRQPAPGSEAYKALEERKARKRAKKGLPPEEESATTVEPEPTPGQRVQPKRKDRAKRTGPAGAAAAVPGSGGAEEAAAEEQESETAAPPEDDGEVRGKDGLTAAERAQKRYEERAAQRRAAAAKRQAQAKKGHNPGRKK comes from the coding sequence ATGGGCTTTTTCGACACCATCCTGTCCCCGATCATGTACGCGGTCGCGTGGATCATGGTCCGGGTGCACGACCTGCTCGTGCTCCTGGGGATGGCGGGCGGTTCGGGGTGGGCCTGGATCCTGTCCATCGTCGGTCTGACGATCGTCATCCGGGTCCTGCTCATCCCCCTGTTCTTCAAGCAGATCAAGGCGTCTCGCGGGCTGCAGATCGTCCAGCCCGAGATGCAGGCCCTGCAGAAGAAGTACAAGAACAAGACCGACCCTGCGTCGCGCCAGAAGATGCAGGAAGAGATGATGGCGCTCTACCGGAAGCACGGGACCAACCCGTTCTCCTCGTGCCTGCCGCTGCTGCTGCAGATGCCCATCTTCTTCGCGCTCTTCCGGGTGCTCAACAGTCTCGGGCCCATCTCGCGGGGGGAGATGGACCCCATCGGTCCGCTCTCGCTCGAGCTCGCCGCTCAGGCGGAGAGCTCGATGCTGCTGGGCGCGCCCATCTCGGAGACGTTCCTGTCGTCGGACCTCACCACGGTCAAGATCGTCACGGTGCTGCTCATCATCGCCATGTCCGCGACGACCTTCATCACGCAGAAGCAGCTGACGATGAAGAACATGCCGGCGTCGGCGCTGGACCCGAGCAACCCGATGGCTCGGCAGCAGAAGCTCCTGCTGTACATCCTGCCGCTGGTCTTCGCCTTCTCCGGCGTGAACTTCCCGATCGGTGTCCTCATCTACTGGACCGTGTCGAACCTGTGGTCGATGGGCCAGCAGTACTACACGATCCGGCGCCAGCCGGCACCGGGCTCGGAGGCGTACAAGGCCCTGGAGGAGCGCAAGGCACGCAAGCGCGCGAAGAAGGGCCTCCCGCCGGAGGAGGAGTCCGCGACCACGGTCGAGCCGGAGCCGACGCCGGGCCAGCGCGTCCAGCCCAAGCGCAAGGACCGGGCGAAGAGGACCGGGCCGGCCGGTGCCGCCGCTGCGGTGCCCGGGAGCGGCGGGGCCGAGGAGGCCGCGGCCGAGGAGCAGGAGAGCGAGACGGCTGCGCCGCCCGAGGACGACGGAGAGGTCCGGGGCAAGGACGGACTCACCGCGGCCGAGCGCGCGCAGAAGCGGTACGAGGAGCGCGCCGCCCAGCGCCGCGCCGCGGCCGCCAAGCGCCAGGCCCAGGCCAAGAAGGGGCACAACCCCGGCAGGAAGAAGTAG
- the rpmH gene encoding 50S ribosomal protein L34 gives MSKRTFQPNNRRRAKVHGFRLRMRTRAGRAILAARRRKGRSELSA, from the coding sequence GTGAGCAAGCGGACTTTCCAGCCGAACAACCGGCGCCGGGCCAAGGTGCACGGCTTCCGTCTGCGCATGCGGACCCGCGCCGGGCGCGCGATCCTCGCGGCACGTCGCCGCAAGGGGCGTTCCGAGCTCTCCGCCTGA
- the gnd gene encoding phosphogluconate dehydrogenase (NAD(+)-dependent, decarboxylating), with protein MHIGMVGLGRMGGNMAERLRSAGIEVTGYDVNPATSEVTSLAELVAALPAPRRVVWVMVPAGAPTEDALHELAGLLDEGDVVVEGGNSHFEADRTNAAAFAERGVGYVDVGVSGGIWGRDNGYGLMAGGAAEDIALLMPVFDALRPDGPREEGFVHAGPVGAGHYAKMVHNGIEYGLMQAYAEGYQLLEARDDLITDVGAVFAAWQRGTVVRSWLLDLMVNAVKDDPGLDDISGWVDDSGEGRWTILEAIENAVPVPVISAALFARFSSRQPNSPAMRAVAALRQQFGGHATRPAAGDSAADE; from the coding sequence ATGCACATCGGGATGGTCGGCCTGGGCCGGATGGGCGGCAACATGGCCGAGCGGCTGCGGTCGGCCGGGATCGAGGTCACCGGCTACGACGTCAACCCGGCGACCTCCGAGGTGACCTCGCTCGCCGAGCTGGTCGCGGCGCTCCCGGCGCCGCGCCGCGTGGTGTGGGTCATGGTCCCGGCCGGAGCGCCCACCGAGGACGCGCTGCACGAGCTCGCGGGCCTGCTGGACGAGGGCGACGTCGTCGTCGAGGGCGGCAACTCCCACTTCGAGGCCGACCGCACCAACGCCGCCGCCTTCGCCGAGCGCGGCGTCGGGTACGTCGACGTCGGCGTCTCGGGTGGCATCTGGGGCCGCGACAACGGCTACGGCCTCATGGCCGGCGGGGCGGCGGAGGACATCGCCCTGCTCATGCCGGTCTTCGACGCGCTGCGCCCGGACGGTCCGCGCGAGGAGGGCTTCGTCCACGCCGGGCCGGTCGGCGCCGGGCACTACGCCAAGATGGTCCACAACGGCATCGAGTACGGCCTCATGCAGGCCTACGCCGAGGGCTACCAGCTCCTCGAGGCCCGCGACGACCTCATCACCGACGTCGGAGCGGTGTTCGCCGCCTGGCAGCGCGGCACCGTGGTGCGCTCCTGGCTCCTCGACCTCATGGTCAACGCCGTCAAGGACGACCCGGGCCTGGACGACATCTCCGGCTGGGTGGACGACTCGGGTGAGGGCCGGTGGACCATCCTCGAGGCCATCGAGAACGCCGTGCCGGTTCCCGTGATCTCCGCGGCGCTGTTCGCCAGGTTCTCCTCCCGGCAGCCCAACTCGCCGGCGATGCGCGCCGTCGCGGCGCTGCGTCAGCAGTTCGGTGGGCACGCCACCCGCCCCGCCGCCGGGGACTCCGCGGCCGACGAGTAG
- the rnpA gene encoding ribonuclease P protein component: protein MLPPRHRMRRAEDFSDAVRRGVRGGTSLLVLHLSEGDTDNGPTGARTTGAALVGFVVPKAVGGAVERNRVKRRLRALLRDRSAELQPGSRLVVRALPPSASATSAELARDLDIAFGSARRKQRRRGGGTP, encoded by the coding sequence GTGCTGCCGCCCCGGCACCGGATGCGTCGAGCGGAGGACTTCTCCGACGCGGTGCGCAGAGGTGTGCGCGGTGGCACCAGCCTCCTCGTCCTGCACCTGAGCGAGGGTGACACCGACAACGGGCCGACGGGCGCCCGCACCACGGGTGCGGCGCTCGTCGGCTTTGTCGTGCCCAAAGCCGTCGGAGGTGCGGTCGAGCGCAACCGGGTGAAGCGGCGCCTGCGCGCGCTACTGAGGGACCGGTCGGCGGAGCTCCAGCCGGGCAGCCGCCTGGTCGTCCGGGCACTGCCCCCCTCGGCGTCGGCCACGAGCGCCGAGCTCGCCCGGGACCTCGACATCGCGTTCGGCTCGGCGCGGCGCAAGCAGCGCCGTCGGGGTGGGGGGACCCCGTGA
- a CDS encoding DUF721 domain-containing protein has product MVERPAGAATDGAGDDAGLGEDPDAAARVALNRARDVARGKGLYRAPRRRRDGRAEEPAPAGADGGGAGAGGTAGSTGTGTGTGWRRGPGLGDGISGPGPSRRDPQPLGGLTELVVTQHGWRRSMSVGGVVGRWREVVGDQLADHCQVETFDGGELVVRASSTAWATQIRLLLPQLERRLAEEVGEGTVTAIVVLGPGGPSWKHGRRAVRGRGPRDTYG; this is encoded by the coding sequence GTGGTTGAGCGGCCCGCGGGCGCCGCCACGGACGGTGCCGGGGACGACGCGGGCCTCGGCGAGGACCCCGACGCCGCTGCTCGCGTCGCCCTCAACCGGGCTCGCGACGTCGCCCGCGGGAAGGGTCTCTACCGCGCCCCGCGGCGCCGGCGCGACGGCCGCGCCGAGGAGCCGGCGCCGGCCGGGGCCGACGGCGGGGGCGCCGGGGCAGGTGGGACGGCCGGCAGCACCGGGACGGGCACCGGCACGGGGTGGCGCCGCGGGCCGGGACTCGGCGACGGCATCTCCGGCCCGGGACCGTCCAGGCGCGACCCGCAGCCGCTCGGGGGCCTGACCGAGCTGGTGGTCACCCAGCACGGGTGGCGCCGGTCGATGAGCGTGGGCGGGGTCGTGGGGCGCTGGCGCGAGGTGGTCGGCGACCAGCTCGCCGACCACTGCCAGGTCGAGACCTTCGACGGTGGCGAGCTGGTGGTCCGGGCGAGCTCGACCGCGTGGGCCACCCAGATCCGGCTCCTCCTGCCCCAGCTGGAGCGCCGGCTCGCCGAGGAGGTGGGCGAGGGCACCGTGACCGCGATCGTCGTCCTCGGCCCCGGCGGGCCGAGCTGGAAGCACGGGCGCCGGGCGGTGCGCGGGCGCGGTCCGCGGGACACCTACGGCTGA
- the dnaN gene encoding DNA polymerase III subunit beta, with protein sequence MKFRVERDVLTEAVTWTARSLPTRPPVPVLAGVRLEATADGTLTLSSFDYEVSARSEVPAEVDSAGVVLVSGRLLADICKSLPAKPVDVDLDGTKVILTCGASRFTLLTMPVDDYPALPAMPDTTGSIDAGVLTEAVAQVTTAASRDETLPLLTGVRVEIEGEKLTLLATDRYRLAMRELSWHPKSPAISSVALVRARTLSDVAKSMTSAGSVDVALADDGPAALIGFEAGGRRTTSLLVEGDYPPVRRLFPDSTTTHAVVSTHALIEAARRVSLVAERNTPIRLSFSEGQVVLEAGQGDDAQASEALEAALTGEPITTAFNPHYLLDGLGALTTPFVRMSFTHPSKPAVMTGQGSLEGDDDPAFRYLLMPIRFAG encoded by the coding sequence GTGAAGTTCCGGGTCGAACGTGACGTCCTGACCGAGGCTGTGACCTGGACGGCGCGCTCACTGCCGACGCGCCCCCCGGTGCCGGTCCTCGCCGGCGTCCGCCTCGAGGCCACCGCCGACGGCACGCTGACCCTGTCGAGCTTCGACTACGAGGTCTCGGCCCGCTCCGAGGTGCCCGCGGAGGTGGACAGCGCGGGCGTGGTCCTGGTCTCCGGCCGGCTCCTCGCGGACATCTGCAAGTCGCTGCCCGCCAAGCCGGTCGACGTCGACCTCGACGGCACGAAGGTGATCCTCACGTGCGGCGCGTCGCGCTTCACGCTCCTGACGATGCCGGTCGACGACTACCCGGCGCTGCCCGCGATGCCCGACACCACCGGCAGCATCGACGCCGGCGTCCTCACCGAGGCCGTCGCCCAGGTGACCACGGCCGCCAGCCGCGACGAGACCTTGCCGCTGCTCACCGGGGTCCGGGTGGAGATCGAGGGTGAGAAGCTCACACTGCTCGCCACCGACCGCTACCGCCTCGCGATGCGCGAGCTCTCGTGGCACCCGAAGTCACCTGCGATCTCCTCGGTGGCGCTCGTGCGGGCCCGCACGCTCTCCGACGTCGCGAAGTCCATGACCAGCGCGGGCTCGGTCGACGTGGCGCTCGCCGACGACGGTCCCGCGGCTCTCATCGGCTTCGAGGCCGGCGGCCGGCGCACCACGTCCCTGCTCGTGGAGGGCGACTACCCGCCGGTGCGTCGGCTCTTCCCCGACTCCACGACGACCCATGCCGTGGTGAGCACCCACGCCCTCATCGAGGCCGCCCGCCGCGTCAGCCTCGTGGCCGAGCGCAACACCCCCATCCGGCTGAGCTTCTCCGAGGGCCAGGTCGTGCTCGAGGCGGGGCAGGGTGACGACGCGCAGGCGTCGGAGGCCCTCGAGGCCGCCCTCACGGGCGAGCCCATCACCACCGCCTTCAACCCCCACTACCTGCTCGACGGGCTGGGGGCGCTCACCACGCCGTTCGTGCGGATGTCCTTCACCCACCCGAGCAAGCCGGCCGTGATGACCGGTCAGGGTTCGCTCGAGGGCGATGACGACCCCGCCTTCCGGTACCTGCTCATGCCGATCCGGTTCGCCGGCTGA
- the dnaA gene encoding chromosomal replication initiator protein DnaA: MPETQPITESWTQAVELLSSRGEIGGAQLAFVRMTRPLGVIDGTILLAVPSDFAKDFLETRAREPITDALAEVIGGTVRFAVTVDPTLEETPLEPAGPVLPTAEAPRTAPSARTPARVPFDDRPLPPPVRSVADRGSSTEDHSVDSSRLNPKYTFETFVTGSSNRFAHAAATAVAEAPAKAYNPLFIYGGSGLGKTHLLHAIGHYARNLYPGIRVRYVNSEEFTNDFINSIRDDKAENFQRRYRNVDVLLIDDIQFLGGKEQTVEEFFHTFNTLHNDNRQVVITSDVPPKQLNGFEDRLRSRFEWGLLTDVQPPDLETRIAILRKKAVAEHLQASDEVLEYIASRISTNIRELEGALIRVTAFANLNRQPVDLSLAEMVLKDLITDPEGEDITPALIMGQTANYFSVSIEALCSADRSRVLVNARQIAMYLCRELTDLSLPKIGQLFGGRDHTTVMHANRKIREQMAEKRSTFNQVTELTNRIKQKARGN; the protein is encoded by the coding sequence TTGCCTGAGACACAACCGATCACGGAGAGCTGGACCCAGGCCGTCGAGCTCCTCAGCTCCCGGGGCGAGATCGGGGGCGCCCAGCTGGCGTTCGTCCGGATGACCCGCCCGCTGGGCGTCATCGACGGGACGATCCTGCTCGCGGTCCCCTCCGACTTCGCCAAGGACTTCCTCGAGACTCGCGCACGGGAGCCGATCACCGACGCCCTCGCCGAGGTCATCGGCGGGACGGTGCGGTTCGCCGTCACCGTCGACCCCACGCTCGAGGAGACCCCGCTCGAGCCGGCGGGCCCGGTCCTGCCCACCGCGGAGGCCCCCCGGACGGCGCCCTCGGCGCGCACACCTGCCCGGGTGCCGTTCGACGACCGACCCCTCCCGCCGCCGGTGCGTTCGGTGGCCGACCGGGGCAGCTCCACGGAGGACCACTCCGTCGACTCCTCCCGGCTCAACCCCAAGTACACCTTCGAGACCTTCGTCACCGGATCGTCCAACCGTTTCGCGCACGCCGCGGCGACCGCCGTCGCCGAGGCTCCTGCCAAGGCCTACAACCCGCTGTTCATCTACGGCGGGTCGGGTCTGGGCAAGACGCACCTCCTCCACGCGATCGGGCACTACGCCCGCAACCTCTACCCGGGCATCCGGGTGCGGTACGTGAACTCCGAGGAGTTCACGAATGACTTCATCAACTCCATCCGGGACGACAAGGCGGAGAACTTCCAGCGCCGGTACCGCAACGTCGACGTCCTCCTCATCGACGACATCCAGTTCCTCGGCGGCAAGGAGCAGACCGTCGAGGAGTTCTTCCACACGTTCAACACCCTTCACAACGACAACCGTCAGGTGGTCATCACCTCCGACGTCCCGCCCAAGCAGCTCAACGGCTTCGAGGACCGGCTCCGCTCCCGGTTCGAGTGGGGGCTGCTCACCGACGTCCAGCCGCCGGACCTCGAGACCCGCATCGCCATCCTGCGCAAGAAGGCGGTCGCCGAGCACCTCCAGGCGAGCGACGAGGTCCTGGAGTACATCGCCTCGCGGATCTCCACCAACATCCGCGAGCTCGAGGGCGCCCTCATCCGGGTCACGGCCTTCGCCAACCTCAACCGTCAGCCGGTCGACCTCTCCCTCGCCGAGATGGTCCTCAAGGACCTCATCACGGACCCGGAGGGCGAGGACATCACGCCGGCGCTCATCATGGGCCAGACGGCGAACTACTTCTCGGTCTCGATCGAGGCGCTGTGCTCGGCCGACCGTTCCCGGGTGCTCGTCAACGCCCGCCAGATCGCCATGTACCTGTGCCGTGAGCTCACCGACCTCTCGCTGCCGAAGATCGGCCAGCTCTTCGGCGGGCGGGACCACACCACGGTGATGCACGCCAACCGCAAGATCCGTGAGCAGATGGCGGAGAAGCGCTCGACCTTCAACCAGGTCACGGAGCTCACGAACCGGATCAAGCAGAAGGCCCGCGGGAACTGA